Proteins encoded together in one Oceanobacillus iheyensis HTE831 window:
- a CDS encoding hydroxymethylglutaryl-CoA lyase — translation MADQAFLLPTKAIICEVAPRDGFQAEPEWIPTDKKVEMIRSLAKTGITTMEVTSFVHPKAIPQLKDAEEVVSRVHDIENLHLRALVPNLTGAQRAVNAGVKKLKLMLSATDSHSLSNANATVIEAQNKLEPIIEYANQNDTKVGGSISVAFGCPYEGKVGVNQLIPILDRYQKMGIEEVSLADTTGMATPKQVYETLGVLKETYPTLTFSMHFHNTRGMALANTISALQQGVIRFDSSIAGLGGCPYAPGASGNVATEDLVHFLHENGVDTGINLSSVITTAKEVKNIIGHDGGSFILQAGPSADLHSKPKSQQKINN, via the coding sequence ATGGCAGATCAAGCGTTTTTACTTCCTACAAAAGCTATAATTTGTGAAGTTGCACCTAGAGATGGTTTTCAAGCAGAGCCAGAGTGGATTCCAACAGACAAAAAAGTAGAAATGATTAGAAGTCTTGCTAAAACGGGTATTACTACAATGGAAGTGACTTCATTCGTCCATCCTAAAGCAATTCCACAACTTAAGGATGCAGAGGAAGTTGTCAGTAGAGTACATGATATAGAAAATCTTCATCTAAGAGCATTAGTCCCTAATTTAACGGGAGCGCAACGAGCTGTTAATGCTGGAGTGAAGAAATTAAAGCTAATGCTCTCAGCCACCGATTCGCACAGTTTATCTAATGCGAATGCTACTGTAATAGAAGCACAAAATAAATTAGAACCAATTATTGAATACGCCAACCAAAACGATACAAAAGTCGGCGGTTCCATCTCGGTTGCTTTTGGTTGTCCGTATGAAGGTAAAGTGGGAGTAAATCAGTTAATTCCGATACTAGATCGTTACCAAAAGATGGGGATTGAAGAGGTTTCCTTAGCTGATACTACAGGCATGGCAACTCCTAAGCAAGTATATGAAACACTTGGGGTTTTAAAAGAGACATACCCAACCCTTACTTTCTCCATGCATTTTCATAATACAAGAGGAATGGCATTAGCTAATACGATAAGTGCACTCCAACAAGGAGTTATTCGTTTTGATAGTTCTATCGCTGGGTTAGGCGGTTGTCCGTATGCACCAGGAGCATCAGGGAATGTTGCAACAGAGGATTTAGTGCATTTCCTACACGAAAATGGTGTAGATACTGGCATAAATCTTTCCTCTGTAATCACCACTGCTAAAGAAGTGAAAAACATCATCGGTCATGATGGAGGGAGTTTTATACTGCAAGCAGGACCTTCCGCTGACCTTCATTCCAAGCCTAAATCTCAACAAAAAATAAATAATTAA
- a CDS encoding CaiB/BaiF CoA transferase family protein — MNNNNYGPLTGLKILDISTMIAAPFGATLLADLGGDVTKIELPGKGDTLRTVGPWKDGEALRWPGLARNKKSLTLDIRKEAGKNIFKKLIAQTDVLIENFRPGTLEKWGLSYEELKEENPQLIMVRLSGYGQTGPYSKKAGFGTPATAFSGHTAIQGYIDRPPVSPSYSLLDYITGVYVAFATVSALYHRDVHEEKEGQVVEMGLYESIFRMLEFLIAEYDQNKKVRDRSPGLSGHSSPAGTYATKDGKFVVLVCSTDSTFDRLADAMNRKDMLEDDRYYTNSERLKNDSEVQEIVSNWIKKHNLKELTEILDNYGVPISPIYTIEDIFNDPHYQARDNIVEVEHPRLGKVKVPGVVPNFSKTPGKIRHRAPELGEHNEEILGNHLGLSEAEISTLKEQGVI, encoded by the coding sequence ATGAACAACAACAATTATGGTCCCTTAACAGGATTGAAAATCCTAGACATATCTACGATGATAGCCGCGCCATTTGGAGCAACTTTACTAGCAGACTTAGGAGGAGATGTGACGAAGATTGAATTACCAGGAAAAGGTGATACGCTTCGTACTGTAGGCCCATGGAAAGATGGGGAAGCCTTAAGGTGGCCAGGATTAGCCCGCAATAAAAAATCACTTACTTTAGATATTCGTAAAGAAGCAGGAAAAAATATTTTCAAAAAGTTAATTGCACAAACGGATGTACTTATTGAGAATTTTAGACCTGGAACATTGGAAAAATGGGGACTAAGCTATGAAGAATTAAAAGAAGAGAATCCACAGCTAATTATGGTTCGTTTATCTGGATACGGACAAACGGGTCCATATAGTAAAAAAGCTGGTTTTGGTACTCCTGCAACGGCATTTAGTGGTCATACTGCAATACAGGGGTATATTGATCGACCGCCTGTAAGTCCATCTTATTCTTTATTGGATTATATAACTGGAGTATATGTCGCTTTTGCTACAGTGAGTGCATTATACCATCGTGATGTCCATGAGGAAAAAGAAGGTCAAGTCGTAGAGATGGGACTCTATGAATCTATTTTCAGGATGTTAGAGTTTTTAATAGCAGAATACGATCAAAACAAAAAGGTCAGAGATCGAAGTCCAGGATTATCTGGTCATTCTAGCCCTGCAGGTACGTATGCAACGAAGGATGGAAAATTTGTTGTACTCGTATGTAGTACCGATTCTACTTTTGATCGACTAGCCGATGCGATGAATCGAAAAGATATGCTCGAAGATGATAGATATTATACGAATTCTGAGAGACTAAAAAATGATAGTGAGGTACAAGAGATTGTGTCCAACTGGATTAAAAAGCATAACTTGAAAGAGTTAACGGAGATTTTGGATAACTATGGTGTACCTATTAGTCCAATCTATACAATAGAGGACATCTTCAATGATCCTCACTATCAAGCTAGAGATAATATTGTTGAGGTGGAGCATCCACGATTAGGAAAAGTTAAAGTTCCAGGTGTGGTACCAAACTTCTCAAAAACCCCAGGTAAAATAAGACATCGTGCGCCAGAATTAGGGGAACATAATGAAGAGATTCTTGGAAATCACCTAGGTCTTTCAGAAGCAGAAATTAGTACACTAAAGGAACAGGGGGTAATCTAG
- a CDS encoding sugar phosphate isomerase/epimerase family protein produces the protein MTKQFSLAHLTALEYAPPELTYLASDAGYDFVSFRPIYMGLPNEPNYALADNHEMFRQTKRALENTGIKLLDIELAKIQDDIDPKAYEPAFEVGAELGGRHVLSSIWTKDRSLYMERFHELCELAKTYGLTVELEFVPIAGVSNLEGAIDVLQSVKQENAGLMIDLHHFHRSKENVEDLKTLPKEWFRYLHLCDAPSTIPKQKEELIRIMREDRSYVGDGGIDIASIVDNIPEIPYSIEQPNRSEAIRLGYPEFVKQTLIKAKNYFNKISSEDRTIRK, from the coding sequence ATGACAAAGCAATTTTCACTTGCGCATTTGACTGCATTGGAGTATGCTCCACCGGAATTAACGTATCTTGCTTCAGATGCTGGCTATGATTTTGTTAGTTTTCGCCCTATTTACATGGGGCTTCCAAACGAACCAAACTATGCTTTAGCCGACAATCATGAAATGTTCCGTCAGACAAAAAGAGCATTAGAGAATACTGGAATAAAGTTACTTGATATTGAACTTGCGAAAATACAAGATGATATTGATCCAAAAGCGTATGAGCCTGCTTTTGAAGTTGGTGCAGAGTTAGGTGGAAGGCATGTATTAAGTAGTATTTGGACAAAAGATAGATCTCTTTACATGGAACGCTTTCATGAGCTATGTGAATTAGCTAAAACGTATGGACTAACAGTAGAATTAGAATTTGTTCCAATTGCTGGGGTTTCTAATCTTGAGGGAGCTATTGATGTATTGCAGAGTGTTAAACAAGAAAACGCAGGATTAATGATTGATTTACACCATTTTCATCGTTCCAAAGAAAATGTAGAAGATCTAAAAACCTTGCCAAAGGAGTGGTTTCGATATCTTCACCTTTGTGATGCTCCGAGTACGATTCCAAAACAAAAAGAAGAATTAATTCGAATTATGCGTGAAGACAGATCTTATGTAGGAGATGGAGGGATTGATATCGCCTCAATTGTCGACAATATTCCCGAGATACCATACTCCATTGAACAACCGAATAGGAGTGAAGCAATTAGATTAGGTTACCCTGAATTTGTGAAACAAACGTTAATCAAAGCGAAAAATTATTTCAATAAAATTTCTTCAGAGGATAGAACAATAAGAAAGTAA
- a CDS encoding IclR family transcriptional regulator, protein MNDSPKGIRTLQRSIDILNCFIEKNSELTLTEISLYTGLAKSTTTRLLSTLEMNNFVEKDEVNAKYRLGKQIYFLGFVAGQTFELNSLAKSTMERLREQTKETVNLYILDGKHRVCVQQFESLQSVKHMISVGQKLPLTVGASGKVFLAYQSKEFIEDAMDTQPLKKSKVDLKNELDLIIKEKYAVSIEERESGTSAAAAPIFNFQNEVVAVLSVSGPASRLKPREWPELRKMVMEASVEISKNLGYISNRAHEN, encoded by the coding sequence ATGAATGATTCTCCAAAAGGAATTAGAACCTTACAAAGATCGATTGATATATTAAATTGTTTTATCGAGAAGAATTCTGAATTAACATTAACTGAAATATCCCTATACACAGGATTAGCCAAGTCTACTACTACAAGATTATTATCCACTCTAGAGATGAATAATTTTGTAGAAAAGGATGAAGTAAATGCTAAATACAGGCTAGGTAAGCAAATTTATTTTCTCGGATTTGTAGCGGGACAAACTTTTGAACTGAATTCATTAGCTAAATCAACTATGGAAAGATTGAGGGAACAGACAAAAGAAACGGTAAACCTTTATATATTGGATGGAAAACATCGAGTATGTGTCCAGCAATTTGAGAGTTTGCAATCTGTTAAACATATGATTAGTGTAGGTCAAAAACTACCGTTAACAGTAGGAGCAAGCGGGAAAGTATTTCTAGCCTATCAATCAAAAGAATTTATTGAAGATGCGATGGATACACAGCCATTAAAAAAGAGTAAAGTAGATTTGAAGAATGAACTGGATTTAATTATAAAGGAAAAATATGCAGTTAGTATTGAGGAAAGAGAATCTGGTACATCAGCTGCAGCAGCACCTATTTTTAATTTTCAAAATGAAGTTGTTGCCGTTTTATCTGTGTCTGGACCTGCAAGCAGATTAAAACCAAGGGAATGGCCCGAGTTGAGAAAGATGGTGATGGAGGCTTCCGTTGAGATCTCTAAAAATCTAGGATATATAAGTAATCGAGCTCATGAAAATTAA
- a CDS encoding Bug family tripartite tricarboxylate transporter substrate binding protein, giving the protein MKKNKWFVLLSMTVLLLIVSACQSENSSSAGGDSSNYPNKDVNGIIQWGEGGATDNISRTLAPLAEEELGGSIVMQNRAGASGAIGAQYVYDQPSDGYSLLFGAENPNLYQTLGISERDYLNDFVPITIIGQSYAGIVVKADSEYETLEDLVDASKNNPGELVMGTSGEGGLPHVAASMLKSELGTEFNMVPYDGDGPLATALLGEEIDTTVLAVSAAQEYVESGDFRMLAIINNEPLESFPDTPLITDIYPEFDKYLPWGPFQGVFAHKDTPEDVVEKLVTSFEAAQENEEFQNTLSNLGVNPLNLNGEEAIEYLEQNRSTSTWMLYDAGETDTSPEEFGIPRVE; this is encoded by the coding sequence ATGAAAAAGAATAAATGGTTTGTTTTATTATCAATGACAGTGTTATTACTTATTGTTTCTGCTTGCCAATCTGAAAATAGTAGTTCAGCAGGAGGAGATTCTTCCAACTACCCGAATAAAGATGTTAACGGAATTATTCAATGGGGAGAAGGAGGAGCTACTGATAATATCTCAAGAACCCTAGCTCCATTAGCTGAAGAAGAGTTAGGTGGATCTATCGTAATGCAGAATAGAGCCGGCGCTTCTGGTGCTATAGGTGCTCAGTATGTTTATGACCAACCCTCTGATGGCTATTCCTTATTATTCGGTGCTGAGAATCCAAACTTATATCAGACCTTAGGAATTTCAGAACGTGATTATCTAAATGACTTTGTTCCTATCACTATAATTGGACAAAGCTATGCAGGTATCGTTGTAAAAGCTGACTCTGAATATGAAACATTAGAAGATTTAGTAGACGCTTCTAAAAATAATCCAGGTGAGTTAGTAATGGGTACTTCTGGTGAAGGTGGGCTTCCACATGTAGCCGCTTCTATGTTAAAGAGTGAATTAGGTACGGAATTTAACATGGTTCCTTACGATGGAGATGGTCCATTGGCAACTGCTCTATTAGGTGAAGAAATTGATACTACTGTATTGGCAGTATCTGCAGCACAGGAATATGTAGAATCAGGTGATTTTCGAATGCTAGCGATCATTAATAACGAACCACTAGAATCATTCCCAGACACCCCATTAATTACTGATATTTATCCTGAATTCGATAAATATCTGCCTTGGGGACCATTCCAGGGTGTGTTTGCTCACAAAGATACTCCAGAAGACGTAGTGGAAAAGTTAGTTACTTCATTTGAAGCAGCACAAGAGAATGAAGAATTTCAGAACACGTTAAGCAATTTAGGTGTTAACCCCTTAAATCTCAATGGTGAAGAAGCAATTGAATACTTGGAACAGAATAGATCAACATCCACATGGATGCTTTATGACGCTGGTGAAACAGACACATCACCGGAAGAGTTTGGGATTCCAAGAGTTGAATAA
- a CDS encoding tripartite tricarboxylate transporter TctB family protein — MHILKSTAPGLIMIIVSAIIFSQAIMIEGASIFDPGGSIFFSMLISSVMAITGIVTCLLDVRTLKRNREESKENPISSNVEKDSTSAIETFKKQDYKLVLFYFLLILGYVLIIPIVTFYPATFIFLTVSMFYLKNVSWKLNLLVSVGSLLVIYLLFAQFLNIIFP, encoded by the coding sequence ATGCATATTTTAAAATCAACTGCGCCAGGGCTTATTATGATTATCGTTAGTGCGATCATCTTCAGCCAAGCCATTATGATAGAAGGAGCGTCCATTTTTGATCCAGGAGGAAGCATTTTCTTCTCTATGTTGATTTCTTCTGTCATGGCCATTACAGGTATTGTAACTTGTCTCCTTGATGTACGCACGCTAAAAAGAAACAGAGAAGAGTCAAAAGAAAATCCAATTTCATCGAACGTAGAGAAGGATTCAACTAGCGCAATAGAAACATTTAAAAAACAAGATTATAAGCTTGTTTTATTCTACTTTTTACTGATACTTGGATATGTATTGATTATTCCGATCGTCACATTCTACCCTGCCACTTTTATATTTTTAACGGTTAGTATGTTTTATTTAAAAAATGTTTCCTGGAAACTAAATCTTCTTGTATCAGTAGGCAGTTTGCTAGTTATCTATCTTTTATTCGCACAGTTTTTAAATATTATTTTCCCATAA
- a CDS encoding tripartite tricarboxylate transporter permease: MDFVQQILLPITDINLILLVAAGTLTGILIGAIPGLSVTMTVALILSLTYSWDLLPALAVMIGVYFGGVFGGSRPAILLNIPGSPSSVATSFDGYPLASNGEAKMALTLTTLFSFVGGIIGVTVLAFAAPLVSSIAIQFGQRDYFLLAMLGLLLVGGLSKGSLAKGIFAAGAGVILGLVGMDSIGGGTRFTFGSLQLMNGIDFVIAILGLFGLAEVLYQLRTINKKSITATLKKMAFPPIKFILKFLPLSIRVSVLGVLVGALPGAGGEIAALLSYDHAKQSVKKPSRPFGEGAYEGVIAPETANNAAIGGALIPLLTLGIPGDAVTAIFIGALFIHGLQPGPLLMEQSADVFGVMVGASLLANIFLLIFGLLIVNIFIKVIKIPKQVLYPIIIVITIIGAYAINNSLTDVYWMLGFGIVGLFMKIHQFPVAPMVLGIILGPLLETSFRRAYISSQGTSDFLLGFVNSPITIILLIFFLFTILSQTNLLPRFKKKKSS, from the coding sequence ATGGACTTCGTACAACAAATACTTTTACCAATTACGGATATTAATTTAATCTTACTAGTTGCAGCAGGTACACTCACAGGTATTCTTATTGGTGCTATACCTGGATTATCTGTAACGATGACCGTTGCACTCATTCTGTCATTAACTTATTCATGGGATCTACTCCCTGCATTGGCAGTAATGATAGGGGTATACTTCGGTGGTGTGTTCGGTGGATCTCGACCAGCCATTTTATTAAATATCCCTGGATCACCTTCTTCTGTTGCTACTTCTTTTGACGGATACCCTCTTGCTAGTAATGGGGAAGCGAAAATGGCTCTTACTTTAACAACACTTTTCTCTTTTGTAGGAGGAATTATTGGTGTTACGGTATTAGCTTTTGCGGCTCCGTTAGTATCTTCCATAGCTATCCAATTTGGCCAAAGAGATTATTTCTTGCTGGCTATGCTTGGTCTATTATTAGTAGGTGGACTTAGTAAAGGCTCCCTTGCAAAAGGAATATTCGCAGCCGGTGCTGGGGTTATTTTAGGATTGGTAGGGATGGATTCAATTGGCGGTGGTACAAGATTTACCTTTGGCTCTCTCCAATTAATGAATGGAATTGATTTTGTTATTGCGATTCTAGGGTTGTTTGGTTTAGCAGAAGTACTGTATCAATTAAGAACCATCAACAAGAAAAGCATCACTGCTACCTTAAAAAAAATGGCGTTCCCTCCTATTAAATTTATTTTAAAATTCTTGCCACTCTCCATCCGAGTTTCTGTCCTCGGTGTACTTGTTGGTGCTCTTCCTGGCGCTGGTGGGGAAATAGCTGCGCTTCTCTCATATGATCACGCAAAACAATCTGTTAAAAAGCCAAGTCGACCATTTGGAGAAGGAGCTTATGAAGGTGTGATTGCTCCTGAAACAGCGAATAATGCTGCAATTGGTGGGGCCCTTATACCATTACTAACATTAGGTATACCTGGTGATGCCGTAACCGCTATTTTCATTGGTGCATTATTTATTCACGGATTACAGCCAGGACCGTTACTAATGGAGCAAAGTGCAGATGTATTTGGCGTTATGGTTGGTGCTTCCTTACTCGCAAACATATTTTTACTTATTTTTGGATTACTTATCGTCAATATCTTTATCAAAGTGATCAAGATTCCGAAGCAGGTTCTATATCCAATAATTATTGTTATTACTATTATTGGTGCTTATGCAATTAATAATAGCCTTACAGATGTTTATTGGATGTTAGGCTTTGGTATCGTAGGTTTATTCATGAAGATACATCAATTTCCAGTTGCTCCAATGGTTTTAGGTATTATCTTAGGACCATTACTCGAAACATCTTTCCGACGCGCTTATATTAGTTCACAAGGTACATCTGACTTTTTACTTGGATTTGTGAATTCGCCAATCACTATAATCCTACTGATATTCTTTTTATTTACCATTCTATCTCAGACAAATCTTCTACCACGATTTAAGAAGAAGAAAAGCAGTTAA
- a CDS encoding thiamine pyrophosphate-binding protein: MKRLVSNLLVEYLEDRGVEHIFGLCGHTNIAFLSQLEKSSINFVNVRHEQIAAHMADGYARAKKETSVVLSHLGPGLTNAATGVANAALDNIPMVVIAGDVPSHYYGKHPHQEVNYHADGSQYEIYRPFVKRAWRVDRPDLFPEIIEKAFQLAESGKPGPVLVSVPMDMFSKEIDDTLFEKTKHHTRSIAKPSINEEKAKEIILSLLEAKSPVIYAGGGVILADAAEELLEFVNHFDIPVAHTLMGKGVIPDDNELVLGMTGFWGTKFINEKTRTADQIFALGTQFAEADSSSWEPEYTFNIPDTKLIQIDIDPNEIGRNYPVEIGVVADLKEALTVLNRVAKEIAPDGVSNSKIKEEIKNYRKEFTQSNLEASESNSYPLSPQRILADVRSVIPRDAYITTDVGWNKNGVGQQFPIYEPGSILTPGGYATMGFGAPAAMGAKIAKKDKVVISLVGDGGFGQNPALLATAVEENIPVIWIVMNNSSYGTIAGLEKAHFDTTYGTVFKRGEDTYSPNYAEIAKGYGVEAVKIQSADEFKPALEQAIASNRPFVLDVPMVNNPVPTDGHWNIMDIYSPGKKVHHESVQ, encoded by the coding sequence ATGAAAAGACTAGTTTCTAATTTGTTAGTTGAATATTTGGAAGATAGAGGTGTGGAACATATATTTGGATTGTGTGGTCACACCAACATAGCATTCCTATCGCAGCTTGAGAAAAGTTCGATTAACTTTGTCAATGTACGTCACGAACAAATAGCAGCCCATATGGCAGATGGATATGCGAGAGCAAAAAAAGAGACCTCAGTAGTTTTAAGTCATTTAGGCCCAGGATTAACGAATGCCGCAACCGGGGTTGCAAATGCAGCTTTAGATAACATACCAATGGTTGTTATTGCAGGAGATGTACCTAGCCATTATTATGGAAAACATCCTCATCAAGAAGTTAACTATCATGCAGATGGATCCCAATATGAAATCTATCGTCCATTCGTGAAACGTGCATGGCGTGTAGATCGTCCAGATTTATTTCCAGAGATTATCGAAAAAGCATTTCAACTTGCTGAAAGTGGTAAACCTGGTCCAGTATTAGTTTCCGTACCAATGGATATGTTCTCAAAAGAAATAGATGACACACTGTTTGAGAAAACAAAGCATCATACGAGATCGATTGCCAAACCATCTATTAATGAGGAAAAAGCGAAAGAAATTATTCTATCACTCTTAGAAGCTAAATCTCCTGTAATTTATGCAGGCGGTGGGGTTATTTTAGCGGATGCAGCAGAAGAATTACTTGAATTTGTGAATCATTTTGATATACCAGTAGCACATACCTTAATGGGTAAAGGAGTTATCCCAGATGATAATGAATTAGTATTAGGGATGACAGGTTTTTGGGGTACGAAATTTATTAATGAAAAAACAAGAACTGCTGATCAAATCTTTGCTTTAGGAACGCAGTTTGCCGAAGCGGATAGCAGCTCTTGGGAACCGGAATACACATTTAATATTCCTGATACGAAGCTTATACAAATAGATATAGATCCGAATGAAATCGGGAGAAATTATCCTGTTGAAATAGGGGTAGTAGCTGATTTAAAAGAGGCTCTTACCGTATTAAATCGTGTAGCCAAAGAGATCGCTCCTGATGGCGTATCGAATAGTAAAATCAAGGAAGAAATTAAAAACTACCGTAAAGAATTTACACAGAGTAACCTAGAAGCAAGCGAATCGAATAGTTATCCACTATCTCCCCAAAGGATTTTAGCGGATGTAAGGTCCGTTATCCCAAGGGATGCATATATTACAACTGATGTTGGTTGGAATAAAAACGGAGTCGGACAGCAATTTCCAATTTATGAACCAGGAAGTATTCTCACACCTGGTGGCTATGCAACAATGGGATTTGGCGCACCTGCAGCAATGGGGGCTAAAATTGCCAAGAAAGATAAAGTAGTAATTTCATTAGTAGGAGACGGAGGATTTGGACAAAACCCAGCACTTTTAGCCACTGCCGTGGAAGAGAATATTCCGGTAATATGGATCGTAATGAATAACTCATCCTATGGCACGATTGCTGGGTTAGAAAAAGCGCACTTTGACACAACCTATGGAACAGTTTTCAAGCGTGGGGAAGACACTTATTCTCCAAATTATGCAGAAATTGCAAAAGGCTATGGCGTTGAAGCGGTAAAAATTCAGTCTGCGGATGAATTTAAACCCGCACTGGAACAAGCGATTGCATCCAATAGACCATTTGTATTAGATGTGCCGATGGTAAATAATCCAGTCCCTACAGATGGGCATTGGAATATCATGGATATCTATTCTCCAGGCAAAAAAGTTCATCATGAAAGTGTTCAATAA
- a CDS encoding zinc-dependent alcohol dehydrogenase — MNGLYLSSPGVIEFRELASRSKLSDDEVRIRLIYGGICGSDISVFKGKLPHANYPVVPGHELIGTVIETGKSAADFAGKRVAIMPNSFCGKCEYCKVGKTNICTEKQSLGINRDGGFAEEFVISAKYVLSLPDQLTNEKAVLIEPLAVIVHAMKKVVITEETKVAIIGCGNEGMLAIAVAEYLGAQVTAIDVKQNKLNKVSHSYHNVSTCQSADAEELFDVVIEAAGTSESFEQGIQLLKPGGAFVAIGMPPHANLPVVEIVRKEVTIYGSIIYNFPEDFNTSIEFLLQEDFQVEPVISKILSVNEYEKAYTYAVSGDYGKIILKF; from the coding sequence GTGAATGGGCTTTATTTATCAAGTCCTGGAGTTATTGAATTTAGAGAGTTAGCTTCCAGGTCAAAATTAAGCGATGATGAAGTTAGAATTAGGCTAATATACGGAGGGATATGTGGATCTGATATTAGTGTATTTAAAGGAAAGCTTCCACATGCGAACTATCCAGTTGTACCTGGTCATGAATTAATAGGAACCGTCATAGAAACAGGTAAATCTGCAGCCGATTTTGCTGGAAAACGCGTCGCAATTATGCCAAACTCCTTCTGTGGTAAGTGCGAGTATTGTAAGGTAGGAAAAACAAATATTTGTACGGAGAAACAATCATTAGGTATTAATAGAGATGGTGGTTTTGCTGAAGAGTTTGTTATCTCGGCAAAATACGTATTGTCATTACCCGATCAATTGACCAATGAAAAGGCAGTTCTTATTGAACCATTGGCAGTTATTGTTCACGCAATGAAAAAAGTAGTGATTACAGAGGAAACAAAAGTTGCCATCATCGGATGTGGTAACGAGGGGATGTTAGCAATTGCGGTGGCCGAATACTTAGGCGCTCAAGTTACCGCCATCGATGTTAAACAAAATAAGTTAAACAAAGTATCTCATAGCTATCACAACGTCTCTACATGTCAATCAGCCGATGCTGAGGAATTGTTTGATGTAGTTATAGAAGCAGCAGGAACAAGTGAATCCTTTGAACAGGGAATACAATTATTAAAACCAGGTGGAGCCTTTGTAGCTATAGGAATGCCGCCACATGCAAATTTACCAGTTGTAGAAATCGTTCGCAAGGAAGTAACAATTTATGGATCAATAATATATAACTTCCCAGAAGACTTTAATACGAGTATAGAATTCTTGTTACAGGAAGATTTTCAAGTAGAACCAGTTATTTCAAAAATTCTTTCTGTAAACGAATATGAAAAGGCATACACGTATGCGGTATCAGGAGATTATGGGAAAATTATTTTGAAATTCTAG